CTCCTCGTTCAGGGCCCCCGCGTAGGTCTGCATGTCGTAGCGGTGGCTGCCGACGGAGACGATGTCCTTGGCGGTCGCGGGAGGCGGGATCTCCAGGCCGGCGGGCGCGTTGGGATCGTTGTCCGCGGTGGTCCCGTCGAACAGGTCGGGATAGAGACGCTTGGACACCTGCGACGGGGCCGATCCCTGGTTGCCGACCGGCACGAACACCATGTAGTCCCGGTTGTTGACCAGGAACTGATCGATCTGGTGCGAATCGATCGTGTAGGTGCCGTTCTGGGGATTGGCGAGGACGTTGTCGAAGTTCGGCACGCCGAACGGCAGCACGTGCAGGTGGACGTTGCTGCTGCCGTTGCGCGCCTGCATGAGCACGGTGGTGTCCATGTTCCCGGGGATGACGTTGCCCCCCAGCTCGATGAGCTCGTTGTACAGGCAGCGCGACGGGTCGGCGGCGTCCTGCATGATGATGCGCGCGCCCTTCGCGATGCCGTCCAGATTGATGCCGGTGATCGTCGGCCGTCCGAGGAGGATCGACTTGCTGACGAACACCCCGAGCGCGGAGGGATTGCCGGCGATCGCCCCCGCCACCACGTTGCCGTGCGTGCCGCTCCCGAAGAGGGCGCCGTCGCAGGTGTCGCCGTTGTCGAGAATCGACTGGATCGCCTGGACCTTGCGATGGCGCGACCCGATGGGCGCCTGGATGCCGATCGCCTGCGTGGCGGTCTGCGAGAACTGCGCCGAGTCGAAGCTCAACCCGTTGTCGGTCACCGCCACGACCTGCGGCGGCACCAGGTCGGTGCCGTCGTTGATCCGCTTGCCATCGCCGTTGGTGTCGATGCCGCCGCCGTCGACGCCGATGTCGTGGTATGGCCGGGCTCCGAGGGTGTCCTCGACGCTCCCGGTCATGACCAGGCTGGCCCCCTCGGAGTTCGACAGAACATACTCCGGGATCTCCTGCACCGCGCCGACCGCGTCGATCGCCGCGATGGCCGGCACCCGCGCGGCCTCCGCATCGGCCCGCAGCACCGTGCCGTCCCCCGAGTAGTCGCTCACCGCGCGCGCGCCCGCCACGGTCTCCACGGCGCGCCGCATCTCGGCGATCTCCTCCGGCCGGGATCCGGGCCAGGCGGCCACGATCAGCTCGAGCCTCGAGCTGAGCGCCCGGCTCTTCTGGATGAACGGCGTGCGGCCGAGCGTGCGGTCGATCTTGAGCCCCGGGTGGTACGGCATCATGGCTTCGACGATCGGCAGGCCGGCCAGGCGCTCGAGGGCAGCGGCGTCGTGTGCGCGGACCAGGAAGGCCCGCTCGGGGAGGACGCCGACGATCCGGCCCGACTGGCCGAGGCGCCGCTCGACCTCTTCCAGGCCCAGATCGCTGATCGCGGCGGCGGACACCTGGATCAGGTTGGCGCCCGGCGCGATTCCGCCGCGGCCGGCGCGTCCGTGCGTGGCCTTGCGCAGGAGCCCCGCGGGCAGGGCATCGAGCCCGTGCGGCTGCTTCAGGTCGACGAAGCCGAGGGAGGTCAGGACCAGGCCGCGGCGATCGCGCGGCTCGGGGATCGACTTGAAGGCCTCGCCGAAGGGGGACAGGCCGGGCCCGCGCTCCGTGGCGCGCGGCAGGTGCGTCTGCTGCCAGAATTCATAGGAGCTGTCGGGACCGAACCGTTCCTCGAATGTGAGCCCCTTCTGCCTTCCGATCGACCTCTTGTTTCCCGCGCCCGGGTCTCTTCCGGCCAGACTCACCCCCAGCCCGAACATGAAAAGAGCCGCCAGGACGACGGCGGCAGAAGCCACAAACGGCAGGGATCCAGGATTCCCCGACTTGCGCATCAGCCCCTCCAGAAAACACGACCCCTTGCGTCCCGGACCGGGAGCAAAGGGACTCAGCTCGGGCCTTACAGATCTGTCACCCAGCACGTCACCTGTTTGGGTTCCAGATACGGCCAACCCTCAGTCTTGTCAACGGGTTTCTGGGCAATCGGACGGCGCGGCGCGGGCGTTCCGCCGGATCGGCATGCGCCGACCCGCTTGTTGCGAGCCGGACTCCATTGTCCGGACTGAATAATGGGACCCGCCCCCTGCAATTGCGCCCCTGGTGCCGTTTCCAGTAACATGGCGCCGCAATGTTCAGGACGATCGAGTGGACGGACGAGGGCGTGGTGATGCTCGATCAGCGTCGCCTCCCGGAGCAGGAAACGTATCTCACCCTGCGCTCGCCGGAGGAGGTGGCGGACGCGATCCGCGACATGGCGATCCGCGGCGCGCCGGCGATCGGCGTGGCCGCGGCCATGGGGATCGCGCTCGGGTTCCGGCGCGAGGCCGCAGGCCCGGGAGACGAGCGCCGCGGCCGCTTCGAGTCGCTGGCCCGCCTCATGGCGGCGACCCGCCCGACGGCGGTGAACCTGTCGTGGGCGATCGAGCGGATGCGCCTCTGCTTCGAGGCGCACAAGAGCGACCCGTTTCCCCGTCTCCAGGCCGCCCTGAAGGACGAGGCCGTGGCCATTCAAACGCAGGACGTCGAGGCGAACAAGGCCATGGGGCGGCACGGCTCGGCCCTGCTGCCCGTGTCCTGCCGCGTCCTGACGCACTGCAACGCGGGGGCGCTGGCCACGGCCGGATACGGCACCGCGCTCGGCGTGGTGCGGGCGGCCGCCGAGGAGGGGAAGCGGGTGGCGGTCTACGCCTGCGAGACGCGCCCTTTCCTGCAGGGGGCCCGCCTGACCGCATGGGAGCTGCAGCGCGACGGCATTCCCGTCACCGTCCTGACCGACGGCATGGCGGGGCACCTGTTCCAGAAGCGGGAGATCGACCTCTGCGTCGTCGGCGCGGATCGCATCGCCAGGAACGGCGACACGGCGAACAAGATCGGCACCTACCAGGTCGCCGTCCTGGCGCAGGCGCACGGCGTGCCGTTCTACGTCGCCGCGCCGATTTCGACGCTCGACCCGTCCGCCTCGACGGGGGCCGACATCCCGATCGAAGAGCGCGGCCCGCTCGAGGTCACGAGCATCGGCGGCCGGCGCATCGTGCCGGAGGGGGTGCCGGTCATCCACCCCGCCTTCGACGTCACGCCGCACCGCCTGATTGCCGCGATCATCACCGAGCGCGGCGTGGCGCGGCCGCCGTACACCAGGAGCCTCGCCGCCCTGCGCGGCACCCCTTCCGCCTCCCGCCGGCCCCGCAAGCCGGTGCGCGAGGCCCGCCCGGCGCGCGGCTGACGCCCCGGCGGGCGCGCGGGGCCACGGACACGATGACGATCGCCGAGAATCCAGTCATCCTGGGGATTGAATCGTCCTGCGACGAGACGGCGGCGGCCGTCCTGCGTGGACGGACCATCCTGTCGAACGTCATCGCCTCGCAGACCGACATCCACCGCGCGTACGGCGGGGTCGTCCCGGAGCTGGCGTCGCGCCATCACCTCGAGCGCATCGACGCCGTCGTCGACCTGGCCCTCAAGAGGGCCGGCGTCCGGCTCGCCGATCTCGATGCCGTGGCGGTCACGTACGGACCGGGGCTGGTCGGATCGCTCCTGGTCGGCCTCCAGGCGGCCAAGGCGATCGCCTACGTCCGGGCCATCCCGCTCCTGGCCGTCAACCACCTCGAGGGACACCTGCGCTCGGTTTTCCTCGAGCACCCCGACCTGCCGTTCCCGGCGGTCAGCCTGATCGCCTCCGGGGGGCACACCTCGCTGTACCTGTCGCGGGACGAGGACCGCACCGAGCGCCTGGCGCGGACCCGCGACGACGCCTCCGGGGAGGCGTTCGACAAGGTGGCCAGGCTCGTCGGCCTGGGCTACCCCGGCGGCCCGGCGGTCGATCGCCTGGCGAAGACCGGCGACCGCAAGGCCGTTCGCTTCTCGCCGCCGAAGATGTCGGACGGCAGCCTCGATTTCTCGTTCAGCGGCTTCAAGACGGCCGTGCTGCGGCACGCCAGGGAGCGCGGGCTCGACCGCCCCTTCCCCGCGGGCGAGCCGGACCAGGAGACGCGCGACCTTCTGGCGTCGTTCCAGTCGGCCGTGGTGGAGTTCATGGTGAAGCGCGTCCTGACGGTGGCCCGCCGCGAGGCGGCGCGCTCGATCTGCCTGTCGGGGGGGGTGGCCTGCAACTCGCTTCTCCGCGCGCGGCTCGCCGAGGAGGCCGGCAAGGCAGGCCTTCGCAGCTTCGCCGTCAGCCCCGCGCTGGCGGGCGACAACGCCGTGATGATCGCCGAGGTCGGCCGCCGCAGGC
This window of the Candidatus Polarisedimenticolia bacterium genome carries:
- the mtnA gene encoding S-methyl-5-thioribose-1-phosphate isomerase, with product MFRTIEWTDEGVVMLDQRRLPEQETYLTLRSPEEVADAIRDMAIRGAPAIGVAAAMGIALGFRREAAGPGDERRGRFESLARLMAATRPTAVNLSWAIERMRLCFEAHKSDPFPRLQAALKDEAVAIQTQDVEANKAMGRHGSALLPVSCRVLTHCNAGALATAGYGTALGVVRAAAEEGKRVAVYACETRPFLQGARLTAWELQRDGIPVTVLTDGMAGHLFQKREIDLCVVGADRIARNGDTANKIGTYQVAVLAQAHGVPFYVAAPISTLDPSASTGADIPIEERGPLEVTSIGGRRIVPEGVPVIHPAFDVTPHRLIAAIITERGVARPPYTRSLAALRGTPSASRRPRKPVREARPARG
- the tsaD gene encoding tRNA (adenosine(37)-N6)-threonylcarbamoyltransferase complex transferase subunit TsaD, whose protein sequence is MTIAENPVILGIESSCDETAAAVLRGRTILSNVIASQTDIHRAYGGVVPELASRHHLERIDAVVDLALKRAGVRLADLDAVAVTYGPGLVGSLLVGLQAAKAIAYVRAIPLLAVNHLEGHLRSVFLEHPDLPFPAVSLIASGGHTSLYLSRDEDRTERLARTRDDASGEAFDKVARLVGLGYPGGPAVDRLAKTGDRKAVRFSPPKMSDGSLDFSFSGFKTAVLRHARERGLDRPFPAGEPDQETRDLLASFQSAVVEFMVKRVLTVARREAARSICLSGGVACNSLLRARLAEEAGKAGLRSFAVSPALAGDNAVMIAEVGRRRLVRGEIADLSQNADPGLDY